The genome window TTCCAAGTTGAGATAACCACTAGTCAAGCTTGGCGTGGAAAAAGTCTGGCACTAGAGCTTTTACAAGGATCAAGCAGAGACTCGTTTGCAGAACTAACATTTTACTGTTACAATCTAGAGCGGGCAAATCCTGTTTTTTCTGTTACACATATAAAGACTGATGACGAGCGTCGATTTGAAATGGTCTTTGTCGCGATTGGTGCTGCGGTAACTTATAGCAGtctctgtttttattttatttcgacAAACTACATGTTGTTGAcgttttttaaataattttgtttcagaTTCGTACCTTTATATGTAATCTAAGACCGGTGGTGATCATTAATGCTGCACACCTAAAGGGTGAATTTAAAGGGACGTTATTTTTAGCGGTCGGGATGGATGGAAACAACCAAATTTTACCAATTTCCTATGGAATAGGAAAATTAGAGGATGGTGAATCTTGGACATGGTTTCTGTCAAAGCTTAAAGAATGTATCGGTGAAATATCTGAAATGGCCATAATTCGGATAGAGCGAATTCTATACATCTAGCTGTTAGAAACGTCTTTCCACATGTTTATCATGGGTTATGCTGTCGTCATTTATTGATGAACCTACGTTTACCCtctgataaaaaaaaagaaaatgagaagCTGTGGTGGAAGACATGCAAATCGTACCGATTGTCTGATTTTAACGAGTCATTTAATGCTCTTTGTCTTGCCGTTCCTAGAGTACGTCACACTCTAACAAGTATTGGGTTCGGTAGATGGGCAAGGGCGCATTGTCCAGGCAATCGATATCATTATGTGACATCTAACAGCGCGGAGTCTATTAACGCTTTATCTAGACACTCGCGTAAAATGCCGGTAACACAACTCTTAGAGTTCTTCCGGCAATCTGTACAAAAGTGGCTTTACGATCGCCGTTTGCAAGGTATTCATGAAAAACATTTACTTACACAATGGGCACAgaagaaaatttttaaaaaaattgaagggTCTAGAACCTGGACGGTTGCTGGGATTGAGTTAAACAGTTATTCTGTTGAAGACAGTGGAAAGGGGGGTTTAGTTGACATTGTTAATGGAACCTGTAGTTGCCGAGTTTGGCAGGTTTCTGGTTTACCATGCGGGCATGTTATTGCCGTGTCAAAATTTTTAGGTGAAACCGATTGCAGTAAGTATTGCTTCCCGTGTTACTCAAACGAAGTCTATAAGAAAACTTATGAAGAAGCGATTTATCCTCTTCCTCATAGATCTGAATGGGAGACTCCAGAAGACCTTATCAATCTTCAACCGCCGCATATGACAAAACGCAAGGCTGGTCGTCCTCGAGAAAACAACCGGATCTTATCCCACGGGGAAGAACCTACTCCCCTGTATTGTTCCCGGTGTAACTGACGTGTGCATGACTACACatatatttttacaatgaaattacacacgatttggttttaaatttataaaagtgattattacttttacatcaaaacacacacgaaagagacAAGTGtacccgtcatatatgtagtaaagtatcggtaggaaccaagtatcgatccacggaaatgggcggagaaataatactagacctttgtcactaaattaccggtaaaaacataagttgttttggttttaactaaactaaagtaagcatatataaatatttataaaacatagtagattatatataaatagccttgcttaatacacaaccaaagcatgttaactaagtcggttttggcactagaagcattcggtcaattttccattttgagacaattagtatccctttcgggaatcctaacatgacaatcattcggaaagttaaaacgataaacacactttaaccacctaaaattgttctttaacgtgcaattgataaatgtctataaaaatctcctaaaaataagttagtcatccattaggagttttctaacctcactaaatcaaggaaagcgacaccgataaacacaatgcaaccaccgagacaagcatacactagattaaatcacaaccgagttcattttacaaatcttgcacataaatttaccaagatagcaattttggccgaaactactaactaagctaacaaatcatggcaagaattcataacaacaccatctaacccgttagagtccttccgtgagggcaagctttcttgattaacaataattacattttattaaaccactaaccatttctagtatcatggtgcccacattttaaccaagttaaactagttaaccaagttaaaagtttactaatacatgattgattaagcttcatttttcaactatcttaactaaccaagcaccaatcatccaacacaattacttataatcaagaaatcaatatcaataacaaggttgcaaactaatcatcaaagataatcatagaaaatacttcaaaatgtcattacaaacaaagattaacatactaatggctataatcaagcaagggattgttgtgttttttccctaaggctacaataatacataaatattaatctaaatgcttgaaacattaacaaaattctggaaagattagaaatccaaaccataaacaagcacaagattaagaatccggatagtaaacgagcgaaaccgggcaatgtggcttgaatccgagtgaaagcagaagccttcggagcctcaaaatcgcctgcaaagctctccaaaattcccgAGTTACTAacagaatggttctgttctgtttctATGCTTTTTCGctgtcgcacggtcgttctccgatcgcacgaccgtgcactttaagcaattattggtggtggtccaccatactgcgtgaCATCAGCAGATCGTTGACCAGATTCGAtatcgcacgaccgttcttcatGTGGCACGGTCGTTCATCACCGCGTTGTTGTTGCACGCCTGGTCGCactggtcgttcagttccgaggttggCTTGATCATCGGAGATGCACGGGGTGCATGATATGGAACGACCGTGCATTCCCAGGTTGTCCTTTAATGCGGAgttgcaccctcgttcactgccggggTCTTTATGAATCATCGGtgacgcacggtcgtgcatcaagtcgcacgaccgttccacacgcccaggtcagttttctaacagaagtttcgcagcttcgtcgttttatccggaaagtcctcgttttcgctatcattttgtctggtatgctgttttaggcctgtaaacaaaaatgtagataattaagtatccaaatgacggttttacggccgaaaacgcataaaataggggtaaaacgggggactaaaatatgtgtaaattagcgaatatcaaatttccccacacttgaaccttgcttgtcctcaagcaagctgaactaaaaaagcaataaaagacagaaacaaacaagaacgataatttacacactattttattgaaaaactactataaacggttagccaaaagactcaaacccaacaagcatatgcaattataaagtgacaaccaaaaagccgtgacttcacatttaattgactcaacatgttaatcttcacacgactcacaatgttcacacacactcggttttatttatgaaacatacataaaatgtgtatgtgcaaacactcaatgcctcgtcaatgaaatatgcaatatcataagcttgtcataagatctcgtctccaccaactaacatgcaaacaagtgtaaatcaagaggtctttacgggttgtaacgttaggcttgggcgaagggtatggaagtggACATATAAAGTGgcaaaaatggttaaaactcggtgttagcgtttaactagcaacaaaataaacaactatacatacaaatgccttaaaaaggcgactattgcGCAATCGAGCTTCTCAACGGAATTTTAACATTTGAGCTTTCAAAATTGCTCAATTTTTATCAAATTCACCCTATTTTaaggtgttttattttctgttttttttagaTCTTTAATTATACAATAAACTGAACcaaacgctagttaaacgattattttgtccgagtttcaacactaaaaaggtttaaaacataaaaaggctaaattttggctaagtgggcgataatgtgggtaaacaaagctaaacgggaaggctcgacatggttaaacctaaagggtaatataaggtgaacgggaagtacaacacaaagaacaaggtttacaacaaaggggtaatctaagtgcctctatcacttttacacaaatccacaagttcatggtcttaacaagcatactagtgacaagttctaaattacacataacatccagCTCACTCCTATATCtgaaataaacaaatatataacaatagactcaaatatgctcacgtaacggatggaatgggtaaaagtgtgaaaactatcatgtaagtctttctttgtttgtcacgctttccggtttcctttttcaaaaatattttgcttgtcgagtttttttatcaagtccgaagctttctaaaacacaaacaaccggtttatttactaaaatatatacaaaatacgggtatttttgaatgatttttctgattttctgattttttttatatatatgaggataaacaaagttaacaaagttaaccccctccccacacttgaacttcgcattgtccccaatgcgagacccaaaatatagagaaaaggataacaatactcccctcaagatgatgttGATGCAACGAGACTTCCGAAGCTGTATCTGTCACGTGCTCCGGTCCAAGATCCAATAGCCCAAAACCTGCAAGTATGTCACATGTGCACCAAAATAGAACAGAAACAGAAAAATCACAAATCAACCAtaatatacataaatataaaaactaacaatcccaacaaagacataaCATAAAAACTATAGTACAGAGTCTGAAAAATAAAGCGTACATAACCGGGGTGTTTTGAAATAACAGTAAAAAATAAACACCCAAAACAAAGTACTGAAATACTAAAAATAACCACCGACTATCACTCCACCGCTCCTAAgcgtcatcaccatcatcatctctaGTAAAGGATGAACCCGCATCGCCATAACCAGgggggttccacggtgggaactgtggagggtgctgaaagtagtcggggTATGCATGATGCATCTCCCCGAACAAGTATGAAAATCCGGCACTCACTCCTGGTATAAGCTCTCCTGGCTATTCCTAAGTTGGTCCTGAGcggccctgagctgatcctgactggCCCGAATCTCGTCCTGGCTCGATCTAATCTGGTCAATGTAAGTACCATGCTGCTCCTGCGTAacacgcatctgctggaactgctggtaAAACTCTGGCCAATCATGATGCTGGTGGTACTCATGGTGCTGCGGCTCATGTGGCGGTGTCTAGTGTGGTGGTGTGTGCGGGCCGTGCTGCTGAACTGGGTGCTACTCCTGCATTTCTACATCCTCTTCGTCTGATGGAAGTGGGGGTAACGGGTCCCAGATCTCGTTattcagccccctcaacctatccccccTATCTAACTCTACAATCACCCCCATGGCCTTAAGTGACCTAATGTCGACATGAACCCCCTTGGTTATCAGAGTGAGACCCTGAAGCACCTCCTCAGTCATATAGCGTTCATTGTACGCTATTTCGGTCACATACtaaccgccatgtatctgactgctCGGAGTTCGCCCCGAGCACTTgacaaagtattcagccattcgcGCGGCCAGGTTGATAGGTGCTTTCTCCACCAACGCATATAGAAAGatcaaatctggtgttggacagtttccaagactgtccatgcgaccGCATATCGTATGGCTAAAAACATCGTGCATCACTCGCACTAAAGGGTCTTTGAGTCGCGAAGCCTTCGACATCCTCGGGTTGTAGGGATCCCCAACCGCATTTGCAGCCCAAAATGCATCCCGTGTTGCATCAGAAGGGAAGGTGAACTGATCTGTGAAGACATTGGGATTATCCATATCTTCCCTAGTATAAATCCCGAGCCTTCTACccaaacgaccaaccgaccacctATGCCATCGACCACATAACCTGAAAGCTACCCGCTTcttgtggcggaatttgggtctTCGAGCAGCAACCGGTTTTTTGTAGGCATAAGA of Helianthus annuus cultivar XRQ/B chromosome 1, HanXRQr2.0-SUNRISE, whole genome shotgun sequence contains these proteins:
- the LOC110899051 gene encoding uncharacterized protein LOC110899051, with the translated sequence MNLRLPSDKKKENEKLWWKTCKSYRLSDFNESFNALCLAVPRVRHTLTSIGFGRWARAHCPGNRYHYVTSNSAESINALSRHSRKMPVTQLLEFFRQSVQKWLYDRRLQGIHEKHLLTQWAQKKIFKKIEGSRTWTVAGIELNSYSVEDSGKGGLVDIVNGTCSCRVWQVSGLPCGHVIAVSKFLGETDCSKYCFPCYSNEVYKKTYEEAIYPLPHRSEWETPEDLINLQPPHMTKRKAGRPRENNRILSHGEEPTPLYCSRCN